The Natranaerobius trueperi genome contains the following window.
AAGGTATTCCACTATCTAAAAGAAGCTCAGAAGCCTCTTTCACAGTACGATCTTGTAACCATGATTCTATGATTTGTTTTAATTCTGCTTGATTTTGTAATCTGTTAAAATCTGTATTAAACTTTTTATTTTGAGATAATTCTGGCTGACCTAACGTTTCTGCAAATTTTGCAAACAATGCATCATTTGCTATAGCTATAACTATATAACCATCTTTTGCTAGAAAGGTATCAAATGGTGCACTGATAGGATGTCTGTTCCCTATTCTGGTAGGGACTTCTTCCCCTATCGAGTATCTGACTACATTACTTTCTAATAAAGTAAAAATACTATCTATCATAGAAATATCAACTGACTGACCTTTACCAGTTTTCTCACGATTAAGTACTGCAAGGGCTATCCCATAAGCTGCGAAAAGTCCTGAACTCATGTCAGCTAAAGATGAACCTACTTTTACAGGAGGTTTATCTGGATAACCTGTAATACTCATCATTCCACCTATTGCCTGGGCAACTAGATCATAAGCAGGTCGTTTTTTAAAAGAACTCGTATTACCAAATCCAGATATACTACAATACACAATCTGAGGATTAATTTCAGATAGAACTTCATAATTTAGACCTAATTTTTCCATCACTCCAGGCTTGAAGTTTTCAACAACAACATCACATTTTTTTACCATATTTTTAAATATCTCTTTGCCTTGGTTATCCTTTAAGTTTAATGTGATACTCTTTTTTCCTCTGTTAAATAACATATAATAACCACTTTCTTGTTCCTTAAATGGTCCAAAGTGCCTTGAGTCATCTCCAATTCCCGGACGTTCAATTTTAATCACTTCTGCACCCATATCAGCCAGCAACATTGTACAAAAAGGGCCTGATAATACCCTTGTTAAATCTAATACTTTTAAACCTTTTAAAGGTTTAGTCAAACTATATCCCTCCAATACAAAATTTCAATTTTGTTTTTAGAGAATTCAGAATTTTGTAACTTTTGTTTTTGCTAAAAAATTAAATGTGTCGCCAGCGCAACTAATGGAATAGCAATTACAGTTCTAATCAGGAATATGATAATTAAATCTAAGAAATTAACTGGAATATCCGCTTCTAACATGGCATTAGCACTTTCTGTGAAAAATATAATCTGAACAGTGCTAAGTACTATAACGAAAAATACACTTTCAACAGATATATCTGATCCAACAATGATTGCTAATGGTAAGAGAAGTTCAGATATTCCTACTAATGTGGAAGCTGCTATTTCACTTGCATATGGTATATTAAATAAATTTAAATACGGGACCATGATCATTCCTAAATAGTCAAAAAACGGAGTATATTCTGCGATTAGAGTACCTAGTACTGTAATAGACATTACATAAGCTAGAATCTTCTGGGCAAATTTAGCTGCTCCCCAAAAACTGTAGTATACAGCATTTATGCCCTTAGGAGCCGCAGTTTTAGAGGCTACAGATACAGCCTTACCAAAAATCTGCTTATCAACTTTTGTATTTTCTTCTTGAACTTGTTCTTGGGTTTGTAGAGTTCCATCGATATAAACATCTTTTTTAAAAGAAATTGGTGGTATCCTTATAACTAT
Protein-coding sequences here:
- a CDS encoding CaiB/BaiF CoA transferase family protein translates to MTKPLKGLKVLDLTRVLSGPFCTMLLADMGAEVIKIERPGIGDDSRHFGPFKEQESGYYMLFNRGKKSITLNLKDNQGKEIFKNMVKKCDVVVENFKPGVMEKLGLNYEVLSEINPQIVYCSISGFGNTSSFKKRPAYDLVAQAIGGMMSITGYPDKPPVKVGSSLADMSSGLFAAYGIALAVLNREKTGKGQSVDISMIDSIFTLLESNVVRYSIGEEVPTRIGNRHPISAPFDTFLAKDGYIVIAIANDALFAKFAETLGQPELSQNKKFNTDFNRLQNQAELKQIIESWLQDRTVKEASELLLDSGIPCAPIYDIKQTCESKHIQEREMMVELNHPKAGKVRVPGNPVKLSDTPASIKEPSPSLGEHNLEVLTELVGLSEGDIKELIHRGVIDKENS